From the genome of Nasonia vitripennis strain AsymCx chromosome 1, Nvit_psr_1.1, whole genome shotgun sequence, one region includes:
- the LOC100121502 gene encoding equilibrative nucleoside transporter 4 isoform X2 — protein MDENLSRGYVQLGKARRMNEFKFNENGFARLSPPVDKYNLIYLSLILAGAGFLLPYNSFVIAVDYFQARYPGTTVIFDMSVVYITMAFFAVLVNNVLVETLSLGTRITFGYLVSFLTLNFIVICEIWWEVVGVATSYTINLVAVAIVSLGCTVQQSSFYGYTSMLPSRYTQAVMAGESAAGFSVSINRILTKSLIEDERGNTSLFFVVSIITIVVCFVVQQIIYKTEFVQYYISMCQERNKITLEPQEDAGLMDPLDQGNDPSRGQYGVLKLQTSPLGPDSAGGSVDMGNTTGQFFEFSFSNPVYDPTAPSGNPPGSAGPTYKVEDIVVMRGSYGNTQSTTSKRWSGIKRGLVARMEVAKLIYPYMASIGIAYFVTLCLYPGIISEIISCKFGSWMPVILMTCFNGADLIGKMLATLLCQWTRTQLMNFSCARTLLIPLFLMCAIPRLSPVLSNELFPVILSIVLGITNGIVGSVPMVQAPTKVAEEYRELAGNIMTLSYTTGLIFGSILAYMLDACLGPPVTAKQICPKPTIYPVVAITPMSISNVTMNLLTTAATSLTATTSSTPIPTTTPTTTTTTTTLASTIAMIVKATKKAGNATRRATKIPKIRTTASTLATVFPWAVMTSTASDAVFRTEMMNATSTAIPNLLANATAAIGNGIFQH, from the exons ATGGACGAGAACCTGAGCCGCGGATACGTCCAGCTAGGCAAGGCCAGGAGGATGAACGAATTCAAGTTCAACGAGAACGGCTTCGCGAGGCTCTCGCCGCCAGTCGACAAGTACAACCTTATCTACCTGTCGCTCATACTGGCGGGAGCCGGTTTTCTGCTGCCCTACAACAG CTTCGTCATCGCAGTGGATTACTTCCAAGCGAGATACCCCGGGACGACTGTCATATTCGACATGTCCGTTGTCTACATCACAATGGCTTTCTTCGCAGTTCTGGTCAATAACGTACTGGTCGAGACCCTATCCCTGGGCACGAGGATCACGTTTG GATACTTGGTCTCTTTCCTCACGCTCAACTTCATCGTCATCTGCGAGATTTGGTGGGAAGTCGTCGGAGTCGCCACTTCCTATACCATAAACCTGGTCGCTGTGGCTATAGTTTCGCTCGGATGTACAG TTCAACAATCCAGTTTTTACGGGTACACGTCGATGCTGCCCAGCCGCTATACCCAGGCCGTCATGGCTGGGGAAA GTGCCGCTGGATTCTCGGTGTCGATcaaccggatactaacgaagTCGTTGATCGAGGACGAACGTGGCAACACTTCCCTCTTCTTCGTCGTCTCGATAATCACGATAGTCGTTTGCTTCGTCGTCCAGCAGATCATCTACAAGACCGAGTTCGTTCAGTACTACATCAGCATGTGTCAGGAGAGGAATAAGATCACACTCGAACCTCAAGAAGACGCCGGCTTG ATGGATCCGTTGGATCAAGGAAACGATCCTTCCAGGGGACAGTACGGAGTTCTGAAGTTGCAGACCAGTCCCTTGGGACCCGATTCAGCCGGAGGAAGTGTGGACATGGGAAACA CTACCGGTCAGTTCTTCGAGTTCTCCTTCAGCAATCCGGTCTACGATCCAACTGCGCCGTCCGGTAATCCACCGGGTAGTGCCGGACCGACTTACAAGGTTGAAGACATCGTCGTTATGAGAGGCAGCTACGGAAACACTCAATCTACTACGAGCAAGAGATGGTCCGGCATAAAAC GTGGACTCGTCGCTCGAATGGAGGTGGCGAAGCTGATCTACCCGTACATGGCGAGCATCGGAATAGCCTACTTCGTAACTCTCTGCCTCTACCCCGGTATCATCTCCGAGATAATCTCCTGCAAGTTTGGCTCGTGGATGCCGGTCATTCTCATGACCTGCTTCAACGGTGCCGATTTGATCGGAAAG ATGCTGGCGACGCTTTTGTGTCAGTGGACTCGTACGCAGCTGATGAACTTCTCGTGCGCTCGCACGCTACTTATCCCATTGTTCCTGATGTGCGCAATTCCACGTCTCTCGCCGGTTCTCTCGAACGAGCTGTTTCCCGTGATTCTCTCGATCGTCCTCGGCATTACCAACGGAATCGTCGGCAGTGTACCCATGGTTCAGGCGCCTACCAAAGTCGCCGAGGAGTATCGAGAACTCGCtg GCAACATAATGACGCTGTCCTACACAACCGGTCTGATATTCGGCTCGATCCTGGCCTACATGCTGGACGCGTGTCTAGGCCCTCCAGTCACGGCTAAGCAGATCTGTCCCAAGCCCACGATCTACCCTGTCGTCGCCATCACCCCCATGAGCATCAGCAACGTCACCATGAACCTCTTGACCACCGCCGCCACTAGCTTAACTGCCACCACCAGCAGCACCCCCATCCCAACAACGACCCCGACAACGACAACGACCACCACAACGTTGGCCAGCACGATAGCCATGATCGTGAAAGCAACGAAGAAGGCCGGCAACGCGACGAGACGAGCCACCAAGATACCAAAGATCAGGACGACAGCCAGTACTCTGGCGACTGTCTTCCCTTGGGCTGTGATGACGAGCACCGCGAGTGACGCTGTCTTCAGGACGGAGATGATGAACGCGACGAGCACGGCTATTCCGAATTTGCTGGCCAATGCTACGGCTGCCATCGGCAACGGTATTTTCCAACACTAG
- the LOC100121502 gene encoding equilibrative nucleoside transporter 4 isoform X1: protein MDENLSRGYVQLGKARRMNEFKFNENGFARLSPPVDKYNLIYLSLILAGAGFLLPYNSFVIAVDYFQARYPGTTVIFDMSVVYITMAFFAVLVNNVLVETLSLGTRITFGYLVSFLTLNFIVICEIWWEVVGVATSYTINLVAVAIVSLGCTVQQSSFYGYTSMLPSRYTQAVMAGESAAGFSVSINRILTKSLIEDERGNTSLFFVVSIITIVVCFVVQQIIYKTEFVQYYISMCQERNKITLEPQEDAGLVRMDPLDQGNDPSRGQYGVLKLQTSPLGPDSAGGSVDMGNTTGQFFEFSFSNPVYDPTAPSGNPPGSAGPTYKVEDIVVMRGSYGNTQSTTSKRWSGIKRGLVARMEVAKLIYPYMASIGIAYFVTLCLYPGIISEIISCKFGSWMPVILMTCFNGADLIGKMLATLLCQWTRTQLMNFSCARTLLIPLFLMCAIPRLSPVLSNELFPVILSIVLGITNGIVGSVPMVQAPTKVAEEYRELAGNIMTLSYTTGLIFGSILAYMLDACLGPPVTAKQICPKPTIYPVVAITPMSISNVTMNLLTTAATSLTATTSSTPIPTTTPTTTTTTTTLASTIAMIVKATKKAGNATRRATKIPKIRTTASTLATVFPWAVMTSTASDAVFRTEMMNATSTAIPNLLANATAAIGNGIFQH, encoded by the exons ATGGACGAGAACCTGAGCCGCGGATACGTCCAGCTAGGCAAGGCCAGGAGGATGAACGAATTCAAGTTCAACGAGAACGGCTTCGCGAGGCTCTCGCCGCCAGTCGACAAGTACAACCTTATCTACCTGTCGCTCATACTGGCGGGAGCCGGTTTTCTGCTGCCCTACAACAG CTTCGTCATCGCAGTGGATTACTTCCAAGCGAGATACCCCGGGACGACTGTCATATTCGACATGTCCGTTGTCTACATCACAATGGCTTTCTTCGCAGTTCTGGTCAATAACGTACTGGTCGAGACCCTATCCCTGGGCACGAGGATCACGTTTG GATACTTGGTCTCTTTCCTCACGCTCAACTTCATCGTCATCTGCGAGATTTGGTGGGAAGTCGTCGGAGTCGCCACTTCCTATACCATAAACCTGGTCGCTGTGGCTATAGTTTCGCTCGGATGTACAG TTCAACAATCCAGTTTTTACGGGTACACGTCGATGCTGCCCAGCCGCTATACCCAGGCCGTCATGGCTGGGGAAA GTGCCGCTGGATTCTCGGTGTCGATcaaccggatactaacgaagTCGTTGATCGAGGACGAACGTGGCAACACTTCCCTCTTCTTCGTCGTCTCGATAATCACGATAGTCGTTTGCTTCGTCGTCCAGCAGATCATCTACAAGACCGAGTTCGTTCAGTACTACATCAGCATGTGTCAGGAGAGGAATAAGATCACACTCGAACCTCAAGAAGACGCCGGCTTGGTGAGG ATGGATCCGTTGGATCAAGGAAACGATCCTTCCAGGGGACAGTACGGAGTTCTGAAGTTGCAGACCAGTCCCTTGGGACCCGATTCAGCCGGAGGAAGTGTGGACATGGGAAACA CTACCGGTCAGTTCTTCGAGTTCTCCTTCAGCAATCCGGTCTACGATCCAACTGCGCCGTCCGGTAATCCACCGGGTAGTGCCGGACCGACTTACAAGGTTGAAGACATCGTCGTTATGAGAGGCAGCTACGGAAACACTCAATCTACTACGAGCAAGAGATGGTCCGGCATAAAAC GTGGACTCGTCGCTCGAATGGAGGTGGCGAAGCTGATCTACCCGTACATGGCGAGCATCGGAATAGCCTACTTCGTAACTCTCTGCCTCTACCCCGGTATCATCTCCGAGATAATCTCCTGCAAGTTTGGCTCGTGGATGCCGGTCATTCTCATGACCTGCTTCAACGGTGCCGATTTGATCGGAAAG ATGCTGGCGACGCTTTTGTGTCAGTGGACTCGTACGCAGCTGATGAACTTCTCGTGCGCTCGCACGCTACTTATCCCATTGTTCCTGATGTGCGCAATTCCACGTCTCTCGCCGGTTCTCTCGAACGAGCTGTTTCCCGTGATTCTCTCGATCGTCCTCGGCATTACCAACGGAATCGTCGGCAGTGTACCCATGGTTCAGGCGCCTACCAAAGTCGCCGAGGAGTATCGAGAACTCGCtg GCAACATAATGACGCTGTCCTACACAACCGGTCTGATATTCGGCTCGATCCTGGCCTACATGCTGGACGCGTGTCTAGGCCCTCCAGTCACGGCTAAGCAGATCTGTCCCAAGCCCACGATCTACCCTGTCGTCGCCATCACCCCCATGAGCATCAGCAACGTCACCATGAACCTCTTGACCACCGCCGCCACTAGCTTAACTGCCACCACCAGCAGCACCCCCATCCCAACAACGACCCCGACAACGACAACGACCACCACAACGTTGGCCAGCACGATAGCCATGATCGTGAAAGCAACGAAGAAGGCCGGCAACGCGACGAGACGAGCCACCAAGATACCAAAGATCAGGACGACAGCCAGTACTCTGGCGACTGTCTTCCCTTGGGCTGTGATGACGAGCACCGCGAGTGACGCTGTCTTCAGGACGGAGATGATGAACGCGACGAGCACGGCTATTCCGAATTTGCTGGCCAATGCTACGGCTGCCATCGGCAACGGTATTTTCCAACACTAG